The genomic segment aatacatgtctgaattttctggaacaaaccatttcgcaaacatggccatctccggagatccagagaattccattcttttctattaataattttgtttacatttaggcttttcagatcagaatatataattaaattagtaacttaacattctaatttaataaaatacacatttcaaacaatatattattataacccactttatatttgtaaatattcttaaacgtcacttcagagtataaatatctgtcaaatttcgagagtatttttggttgcctaggcacatggctcacttatatatatttacaatattaaaatacaaccttttacaattattatatgctaatttcttaaaatgccctcacataaataatttttataacattctctagtatataacttattttaaacaaccaaatatctaatattatgtagtatataacttataaattattttctataaaccctaatcgtatcaatatatatatatatatatatatatatatatactggctGTTTTGACTTTCGCACTGATAAAAAAGTCGTTAAGCTGCATTGATATATAGATTCTAaacaatgtaaaatatttaatataataaaaatgccATCTGCATTTTTCATTATATGCGTAAAATTGTAAACTTAATATTTGACTTACTcaccaaaaaaaatttatatcagTTTACCCTTTTGACCTTTGGTATATCAAGAAAACAATTCCAGTAGACTCGGCAGTGCAGTTTATTGCAGAGATCAGTTATGAATCCTTcagtgtttttatatttatttttaagtgtTTTGTTACTTGAAGTGCAATCACATACCATTTATAAAAATGGCCAGCATAGTAATACCAACATTCGTTCAAGACGTGGTCTAATATTGGATAAATTGATAAATACTACCAACGCAATAGTGGAAAAAGCAAGACATGATGTCGAAGTTGCAGTTAACACAGTAACAACAGTTGGAAATAAAGTGAAAACTGGTGTAGTAAATTTTAGATGTAGGTGGCATAAAGTTAATGATAAGATTTTCCATCACAAACATCTTATTGATCCATGTCCTGTTGGTGATAAATCGGATGAATTAATTATTGTAGCTACAAATACATCGGAAGATATTGACCATATCACAATTAATAAAAAACCAGAAAGCCAGgatataaata from the Diabrotica undecimpunctata isolate CICGRU chromosome 1, icDiaUnde3, whole genome shotgun sequence genome contains:
- the LOC140439983 gene encoding uncharacterized protein; the encoded protein is MNPSVFLYLFLSVLLLEVQSHTIYKNGQHSNTNIRSRRGLILDKLINTTNAIVEKARHDVEVAVNTVTTVGNKVKTGVVNFRCRWHKVNDKIFHHKHLIDPCPVGDKSDELIIVATNTSEDIDHITINKKPESQDINNTKNNSIDENESEILSNNKINSFNDNGDKESKIIFGYDEPSNININKANEPVEVKREDQNAKAVNQLFFPKKKILVEKVKAKEKVKQI